The sequence tgacctctgtgcttgcaaacaagggtttttccaccaagtattaagtctttttttgttagagggttcaaatacttatttcactcaatgaaatgcaaatcagttgctatcttttatttaaagttattttttcgattttccttttgatgtgctatctgccactgttacaataaacctaccattgaaatgatactgttctgagacttttcatttctttgtcattggacaaacttacaaaatcagtgaggggtcaaataattatttcccccactgtatatattaaacttgaatttaacaattgcagatctggcaaatactgttttttgaagaaaaaaaaaattcaaaccccagaaaatgattggtgtatttctaccttaaattgcacactgactaatccagatgttgtagtttgcccccaaaaaatggtgatttgcaatgtcccaaaagctcagatgcagtgccggtgcactgagcatgcataaaatagccgccgccaccgccacccacctaactaacagaattctaaaatttagtatttttggtcaatgagctcagggcagggtaaaacgatagtgccctgcacccacacaactatttgtctgtagatcgctgagttagattctctcctatgctctccctgaaatcacaagtccagcagcatcctctccctacacttgtaacagcagagtgacatgcagcgctacgtgacccaagcttatatagagcctgggtcacatgctgctctggccaatcacagccatgccattagtaggcatggctgtgattgcctcttggggcaagtagtatgacgcttggtgattggctgctgtgcagcctttcaaaaagcgccaagaaagcggcgaacaccgaacccgaactttgacgaaaatgttcgggttcgggtccggggtccaaaaatcctaaagttcggtacgaacccgaactttacagtttgggttcgctcaaccctaagcaGGTGCTTTTTTCTGAGGATGCGACTTTCCTGTGTTCTTCAGTAGCGCTGACACTTGCACACTCCTGGGGTCCTTTAAGCTCTACTTGCCTCCAGGTACTCTGGTATCTAGCTGGGTCCACTTCCCCTGATACACTGTACTGAGACCACAAGGCCGTTACGTCTCCTCTCATGGCTGTGTTTGTCCATTCTGGCTGTTCTGGTACTTAGGTTCTGGCTCGGACTCAGGTAAAAACCCAGTCTCTGCACCCTGGACCAGGGTTCTCTGTCCACCTCCTGCCCAGTCTGAATCTCCTTCCATGCCCATTCTAACCAAAAAGTCTTTGTGTGTTACAGATAGctagggcagatttactaatagtgcCTAATAGTAAGACAATGTGAACTTAGTCTTAAACACCACCAGATTTAACATAGTGATTGTTGCTGTATGACatatctttagactgtctagtctaactGTACACCACCTTTTGGCTTAGtttactgaaaaaaatgtacTAAAATTTGGACACATTTGTGGCACATAGTGTCAGAGTGGTTAAAAGGGCAGAAAAGCGTCTAAAACATGTTAATAAGAATTCTGGGGTATTTTGATTAGTAAATCTCCACCatcttttatttctattttttaggTGCCACAGTCCCGGTTCCTTTTCGTACTATCTATCCTAAGGTAATATATATGTAAGGATGGGTTCACATCATCACCGCTAATAATGGAAATGCCGGATAGGGCACATAATTAACAACAAGGGAGCTGAACCGACTCCATGGTCCACAATGGAGTCCGATGAGTTTCCGTTCGAAATCCTGTTTTATTACAGgataaaaaagtcctgcatgcaggacttttttgtcctgTCTTTTCAAatgaatctgcaacagaggccccTAACATAATTCTCCTTTTTTAAATCTAATTGTCATTGTCACTTTAAAGTTAACcatactattaggcctcatgcacacgaccgttgttgtgttccgttccgcaaaatggggttccgctgttccgtgatcagtttccgtttttgtttccgtgtgtcttcctttatttttggaggaccaccagaaaaatctaagacaggtttgccatgcaaatgataggaaaaaaatggacgcggatgacaatcttgtgtgcctccgtgttttttagcggtctcattgacttgaatgggtccgcgaaccattttccacgaaaataataggacaggttatattttttggacggactggaaccacggatcacggacccggatgacaaacggtgcattagccgagttttcaacggacccattgaaagtcaatgggtccgcagaaaatcacgaaaaacggcacaacggacacggaataaaacggtcgcgtgcatgaggcctaagtggtaCAATATAGGATAAGAAGAATAACAGTAGTAAATGTAACCTCAGTGATACAACACGTCAGGTAatgcttttttattattatacaatTTCCTACAATTTAAAAACAAAGGAGCCATGAAAAAACAGGAGCAATGCTGGGTATAGCTATTGGGGGTGCAGAAATGTTCCACATAATGACAATTGTATTATAAATAGAACATTTTAGTTTGGGGGCTTTTTTTGTATTTAGTATTGGGGCCCAGGAGCTTTTAAGTTCCACCTGTGGGGCATGCAAAGCAAACATGATCAGTACTGCCCTCAATAATAGGGACCAAGTCTGTTTGATTTAAAGGCTTTCCGTCactagaattaaccctattaaactgtctgacattagcgatgtgctaatatcagcagaccctaactctcCTAATCTCATGCTTATGGATGCCCCcgttactgcacaattttaactttcATAAATacactaattagcctctaggagcggggggggggggggggggggcgcgttgCTCCTGCTTCTAGAGGCTCCGTTCACCCACCTCAAGTCACACCCTGCTGTCcttgattgacagtgccaggGAGCGTTtgtctcctcctgccggcccaGTGTGCTGGGACTgcacaggcgcgagatttacccAGCACACATGGCCGGCAGGAGAAGACGAAcgctgccctgtcaatcaaggacagCAGAGCGTGACTTGAGGTGGGCGAACAGAgcttctaggagcaggagcaacgcccctcccccctgctcctagtggctaattagcatatcatcaaggttaaaattgtgcagtaacgGGGGCATCCATAAGCATGAGATTAGGAaagttagggtctgctgacattagcacatcgctaatgtcagccagtttaatagggttaattctggtgacagaaaccctttaaaccaaACTTTATTGGATACTGTTGGATTttcaaatttgttatttttttgtgggggtggTTCAATCATACCTCCATAATCACACTTTTATGACATCATAAAAGTTCTTTATGGAAACTACCTAAAATGTTGCCTTGCTTAATTCAAAGCAAAAATAGCGACACATATTTAGAAAGTTTTCAGctcacataataccaccataaagTGTCAGGGCAATACTGAAATGTACCCAAATAATAGGCAGATTTCAAATTATACCCGCATAAAAAGACCAGTAATACTACTATTAGACTCTCTCTGGATCCTGTCACTGGGTTCAAGAGAAACAGGAACCCTGGGCAACTGCGCAGTTTTCCACCTACTAAAACCAGTGCTGGCTACAAGGATGGTGACAATGATGTGAGAAGATTCAGTGATTATATAATTCCATTTCAGATGTCATTGATTGAAGAACATCAGAAGAACTACACATTACTGAAAAACATTTTACTTCTTAACTTCTCTGAAGATTCGTTCTTTgtcaccattttattttttgccatttataGCACAATAATCATTGGTAACATCTGCATTTTCACCATCATTAGAGCTGAGAGCCATCTCCACACCCCCATGTACTTTTTCTTGAGTAACCTTTCCTTACTAGACATCCTCTATTCTTCAGTCACTCAACCGTTGATTTTATTTAATTGTGTAACGGGCAACAGACAAATTTCCTTCCGAAAATGTATCTTTCAGTTGTATTTGTTTGTGTCACTTGGAGGGGCGGAGTGTATACTGTTGGCTGTCATGGCATATGACCGTTTTGTTGCCATATGCAACCCATTACACTACTCATTGGTAATGAGTAGAAGACTTTGTGCCATTCTTGCTGCAACATCATGGTTAATTGGATTCCTCAATTCTGTTCTTCACACAGTCATGACTGCCAACCTCAAATTTTGCCATTCAGAACAGAGCATCAACCTTTTTTACTGTGATGTACCTCCACTCATACAGGTGGCTTGTAATCCCACCAAAACCAGAAAAGTGTTGTTGTACGTTATCAGCATTTTTCTAGGTTTTACCCCTTTTCTTTACATCGTTATCTCCTACATCCACATTATCTGCACCATCATGAAAATCAAATCTTCTGAAAGACGTTGGAAGGCATTTTCAACCTGTTCATCTCATCTTATTGTTGTGACCATATTCTATGGGACAGCTAACTTGAACTATGTAGGACCTACAGGCTACTCCGTGGAGTTTGAACACTTATCTTCTCTCTTATACAGCTTTATGACTCCTCTTGTTAATCCAATTATCTACTGCTTGAGAAACAAAGAAGTGAAAGGGGCCTTGAAGAAACATTTTAGATATTCTTACTTTAAAACTTAAGGGCCCTTTTACACGGGCCAAGAATCGCATAGATCATTGCTAATAAGCATTCATAGTAACCATCGTTAGCGATGATCGGCGGTGTAAATGTAGCGCCGATTACCCGACGAACAACCAAAACGCTCTTTCATTCGGTAATTGGAAAGTTTATACGAACACAAAACTCCTTGTTTCCCGACAGCAGATTTAAACACGATCTGCAGCCGGGAAACAACAAGTCGTTATGGGGAAGagagatggcattagcgatcactcctccctatCTCtcgaggagatctctgcatgtaaatcgCTGAAGTGGTCTCCTCAACcagtgagcagcagattgtcgggaaggaacgtttCCTTCCTTACAATTTGCTGTAATATCGTCCCGTATAAAGAGACCATCAAGCTGGATTTCGCTTGTTAatcaggtgatcctgtcgttTGTGCAGGCACTccaatcatcgtttctgggcagcagattgtgcgatctaaacagcgatctgctgttcATAAACAATTATTCTGTATGCGGACGAGGGATTGCTATAGCGATCCTTCATCCTCATACTCTGAAGGAGAtcgctgtatgtaaatgcagcggtctccttcactgagtgagcagccgactgtcagaaaggaacgcttccttcccaacaatcggccgCTCCATCAGCCTGTCTAAACCCGCCTTTATTCTTGGTTGCCTGATATGAATATTAGGCTACTGGTATGCTAATGTTATCAAatgggtgtcacgagggtgtcaagaaccacgcctgactccgttataaccggggtcaggaagtcgcagcggttggctgcgcgctctatgtaagatagggctgtttccttatggtagctttctgggtttgctttgcaacccttttggctcactcagggatccgtagctccttctcctcagctgttccttgtccagcactcccaacctccttatattcccctctcacacttctctggttgccagatatagagcttcctgcctggacatctattctgaccctctggagctgtgttgctgcgttctctggttgttggtccagaacgctaccctccggatccctgttggacctttgtggtctgctgtggtcgcccaccctagtgtatgtgtttgtctgtattgtctgtcctctccctggtgtttccctcttagtgtcagtggtgcggactagcgatcccaccggcccgttcactatctagggctcattttagggatagccagggtttaggcacgtgatcgccgcatgggtgaggaacccgtctagggacgtcagggcagtcaggtgccagccgcaaggtgagtcaggggtcaccacctttccctctcccttgggcagggctttcccttttccctccctgtgcgtgacgccagtCATTACAATGGGTGCTCCTAGCGGTCACTGTCCACTTGGTGGGAACTTTCTCTGCTTGGACACTGTCCAATTAAAAGCACGGTGAGACACTGAAAGTTAACTGTAGAGCAACCCGAGACATCTTTTTTCTGCATTGGTACAATATTATTAAAGGCAATGTCACACAAAGCTGTGCACACCCCTGCCAACATCTATTTCACCTTTACAAAGCTTTCTGTACACCTGCTTCCAAGCAATACACTTATCAGACACAATCAATTCTACTCAAAATCTGCAATAACCCTCCAAGCAGTACTCCAACTAGGCAATAGCCCTTCAGCATGAGCATTTCTCCAACTAAGCACTAACCCTCAGACACAAGCAATTTTCCAAATATGCAATAACTCCTCAGACAcaaaaaataatccttcagcatgAGTGATTCTCTAAGTGTGTGATAACCCTCAAACACAAGTCTCCAACTCTGTGATAACCCTCAGATATGAACAATTCTCCATGTTAGGCAATAACACCAAAGTAAAAGTGTTTCCCCAGTTCTGCAGCAACTCCGACTCAAACAATTATCCACTAAATATCCAATAAATCCTAAACACAAGCAATTCTCTAATTAAGCAGTAGCTTCTCATACATAAGCAATTAACTAACAAAGGATAACCCCACAGACACAAGCATTTCTCCATCCTCCTATACAAGCAATTCTCCAAGTATGCAATAACCCCTCAGACACAAGCAATTCTCCAAGTCTGTAATAGTCTCTAAGACACGCGTGATTCTTCAACTATGTGATGACCCTTAGATTTGACCTATTCTCCACCAAGTATGCAATAACCCTCAGAGATGAGCTATTCTCCAAGCAAGCAACAGCCTGTTAAACACAAGTAATTATCCAACTCTGCAAAAATCCTTAGACCTGAGCAATTCTCCATCAAGCATTCAATATACCCTCGGTACAGGCCTTTCTCCAACTCCTTGATAATCCTCAGACGTCAGCAAATCTCTTCCAAGTATGCAATAACCTCTTAAAAAAAGCGTTTTTCCAATTATGCAGTATCCCCTCATAAATGAGCAATTCTCTACCAAGTAAACCCTCAGACATGCGCAAGTCACCAACTCTGCAATAACCCCCAGACAGGAGCAATTCTCCAAGTATGAGATAACTCCTCTGATACAAGCAATTTTCCACCATGTATGCGCTAATCTCTCAGTATGAGCAATTCCCCTCCGAGTATGTGATAACTCTCTATTTCACAGAACATGACAAACGCAGAACATGACAAACGAAAGTACATTTGAAATTTGCACTTTTTCTCATTGAGCGTCAAACCTTTCCCCTTTAAGTGTACTTCACAAAGTCATCCATAAtgcttttgtgtttttttccccccacaccaTCAACGTCTGAAATGTTGTGACTGCCTTCACAAGCAGGTAACACTTACTGAACTACTTTACCATATTTAGCATACGGTGCCGAGGATCCACTAGTCGCAAGTATCTGAAAAGACCTTTATGGTAAGGACCCTAGAAGCTGGGGTCAATTCAAGTTGATGATAGCCCCATTTCAAATACAATTTACTAAAAACCGTTGCCCCATTCATCTCACGCAGAACATCTTCAAAGCTTAGTATTGGGTGCCATTCACTGAGCACAGCTTCATTAGCACATCCCATATCCACACAGTCCAAATGTCAGTTCCCTTTGGGAAACCCAAAAGAGGCACCCAGGGAGAAGACCTCTCCATTTGTTCAATAATATCAAGTTCTTGTAGTTCAGCAAGTTTTTTCTCCACAGGTCTTAGACAGTAACGAAGCCTGCACGTTGGCTGTGTAACAGGCTTTACGTGTAGgtcaatgtgattttttttttttcttaaagcttTAAAATCCCTCTTTTCTTTTATGTAGAGAATGAGACAGCATGTTGATCCCTGAATTGCTTGAATCAGGCCCAATCCTTAGTACCCCTAGTTCTATAGCTGTTTTTCACAGCAGAAGGGATGCTTTTCCATCATCAACAAAGAATTCAGTGCAGTTGCATGTGTTTGGACTAAAGTGAAAAGTTTGCCTTTCAGCTGCAGTGGTTTATGTGTAAATCTGCTTTTTGAGGTTACATAACTGAATGTCTCAAGATGCCAAGTCCATAAAACTGCAAGAAGCTCCAGAATCAATcagtactttaaccccttagtaaccACCACTATGCCTTTTTTGCAGTCACTAACAGGCTCTGCTCTCTTATGACAATCCTTGTCAGTTTTAGAAAGTTTtcagcccccccaaaaaacgacacatagggggagatttctcATTCAGTTTGTGCCAGAAGAGTAGCATTAAAAACTTGCAAACTTTGTGACTTTTTACATGCGCCTTTAAAAATTAGTTGCAAGTGGGAAGGGGCATGACCGACCTCtgtgacaaatttatcttcatttacgccagttttcttGCACAAATAAAGTCAGAACTCTACagcagatttctgtttaggcgcacTGACTGCCAGAGGTATGCACCTCATTTATGACAAATTCTGtgactcgtcataaattaggcacatcctctagAAGAGCAGTGGATATCAAGACGCAGAAAgtgctggtcttgataaatctcccccatagtgccaagacAGAGGAACAATGGAGTGACGGAAGGCTTGAAGAAACATTTCAGACATCTCTTTAAGACTTATAGATAAATGATTTTTCCTTGTTGTACTGTTTTGTCATAGTATGCATTCTCACTGCCCCGATGGAGAGTAAACCTCTCTGAAATTCAATATATCTAATatgcactgaacaaaaatataaacgcaacactttcggttttgctcccactttgcatgagctgaactcaaagatctgaaacattttctacatacataaaagacccattactctcacaaatctgtctaaatctgtgttagtgatcacttctcctttgccgagataatccatcccacctcacaggggtggcatatcaaggtgctgattagacagcatgaatattgcacaggtgtgccttagactgcccacaataaaaggccactctgaaatgtgcagtttgaacacacagcacaatgccacagatgtcgcaatgtttgagggagtgtgcaattggcattctgactgcaggaatgtctaccagagctgttgcccatgcaatgaatgttcatttctctacataagccatctccaaaggcgtttcagagaatttgtcaGTACATCTGTAACAcagcagagttgtgttactacacgcctctaccccgctactatctgttaagagcctttatAATGTCATCTGATatcatttatattatgtcttcataaatgtgcatctaaaaccatgttaaatgtaattgttcatgtaatttgcctggttaccagtaggtagCAGCAACACGTTGGCAAGGTACTAgttacagtttagtatatctgagctggaatggattattccagtttagctccccctctgtggagaagtgggctgTTCCTACattctgcagcatgggtggagaaggaagttaggatcagtgtagcctcccccctgctaggggaaggttgTGTGATATCGTTCAGGTGAACccttgcatagggaagacagcaaggaccgagTCTCGGCTTGGTCagatgtctgggaaggttttcaggtctcagctctctaggacgtaccattcctgaaatatttcccaaaaatgcattagccaatagaagcatggtcacatgaccctttatCAGCCTATAGAAGCTCACCGGCTCTtaatctccacatacacacagttttacaccaggtttccataacaacccagacatttttcttcactgctgtaggtcagcttttaaTGGGctaggcgctgtggatgacactgttaagggagcggagttctgtggaggtcacatttcagggggcaggtagggtggtcatttaggtccagctaagccacgcccctgaccAGGTTAGGCCACACacactcccactccgcagccgaatggaattgaaaaaatgaaggtaaaaatcaacttctgtcagctgcaaggATGGGagagagggtgactttctccctgcagctcacgctcagacagaacAGTGCCGCTGTCTtaaagtgagctgttcaaaaggacatccctgtggctgtccaggccctgcaccggacggaggacagggagtctgaaagcccgaCTGtcaggcctaaaactggacctctggccaccctaggggcagactactgtggaggtcatagttaagaggacggtccgctatggaggtcagtgttaaggggcagattgctgtagaggccactgttaagggggtggggtgctgtggaaatcactgttaaagagacggggtactgtggagatcaccaataaaggggcggccgctgtggtggtcactattaaaggggcaggccactgtgagctcactgttaagggggcgagatgctgtggaggtcactgttaaaggggcgggcgctgtggaggtctctgttaagggggcagggaacggtggaggtcacagttaagggaactGTCCGCTA is a genomic window of Bufo bufo chromosome 1, aBufBuf1.1, whole genome shotgun sequence containing:
- the LOC120995859 gene encoding olfactory receptor 5V1-like, which codes for MSLIEEHQKNYTLLKNILLLNFSEDSFFVTILFFAIYSTIIIGNICIFTIIRAESHLHTPMYFFLSNLSLLDILYSSVTQPLILFNCVTGNRQISFRKCIFQLYLFVSLGGAECILLAVMAYDRFVAICNPLHYSLVMSRRLCAILAATSWLIGFLNSVLHTVMTANLKFCHSEQSINLFYCDVPPLIQVACNPTKTRKVLLYVISIFLGFTPFLYIVISYIHIICTIMKIKSSERRWKAFSTCSSHLIVVTIFYGTANLNYVGPTGYSVEFEHLSSLLYSFMTPLVNPIIYCLRNKEVKGALKKHFRYSYFKT